In Mycobacterium tuberculosis H37Rv, a single window of DNA contains:
- the bacA gene encoding vitamin B12 transport ATP-binding protein BacA, whose protein sequence is MGPKLFKPSIDWSRAFPDSVYWVGKAWTISAICVLAILVLLRYLTPWGRQFWRITRAYFVGPNSVRVWLMLGVLLLSVVLAVRLNVLFSYQGNDMYTALQKAFEGIASGDGTVKRSGVRGFWMSIGVFSVMAVLHVTRVMADIYLTQRFIIAWRVWLTHHLTQDWLDGRAYYRDLFIDETIDNPDQRIQQDVDIFTAGAGGTPNAPSNGTASTLLFGAVQSIISVISFTAILWNLSGTLNIFGVSIPRAMFWTVLVYVFVATVISFIIGRPLIWLSFRNEKLNAAFRYALVRLRDAAEAVGFYRGERVEGTQLQRRFTPVIDNYRRYVRRSIAFNGWNLSVSQTIVPLPWVIQAPRLFAGQIDFGDVGQTATSFGNIHDSLSFFRNNYDAFASFRAAIIRLHGLVDANEKGRALPAVLTRPSDDESVELNDIEVRTPAGDRLIDPLDVRLDRGGSLVITGRSGAGKTTLLRSLAELWPYASGTLHRPGGENETMFLSQLPYVPLGTLRDVVCYPNSAAAIPDATLRDTLTKVALAPLCDRLDEERDWAKVLSPGEQQRVAFARILLTKPKAVFLDESTSALDTGLEFALYQLLRSELPDCIVISVSHRPALERLHENQLELLGGGQWRLAPVEAAPAEV, encoded by the coding sequence TTGGGCCCGAAATTGTTTAAGCCGTCCATCGATTGGTCTAGAGCATTCCCGGATTCCGTGTATTGGGTCGGCAAAGCCTGGACGATCAGTGCCATCTGTGTGCTCGCGATATTGGTTCTGCTCAGGTATTTGACGCCCTGGGGCCGGCAGTTCTGGCGGATCACCCGCGCATACTTCGTTGGCCCCAACAGCGTTCGCGTGTGGCTGATGCTCGGCGTGTTGTTGCTTTCGGTAGTGCTGGCAGTGCGCCTGAATGTGCTATTCAGCTACCAAGGCAACGACATGTACACGGCCTTGCAGAAGGCCTTCGAGGGCATCGCCTCTGGCGATGGCACGGTCAAACGCTCAGGCGTGCGAGGATTTTGGATGTCGATCGGGGTTTTCAGCGTGATGGCCGTGCTGCACGTGACCCGGGTCATGGCCGACATCTACTTGACGCAGCGCTTCATCATCGCCTGGAGGGTCTGGCTAACCCACCACCTCACACAAGACTGGCTCGACGGCAGGGCCTACTACCGAGACCTGTTCATCGACGAAACGATCGACAACCCCGACCAGCGCATTCAGCAAGACGTCGATATCTTCACCGCCGGGGCAGGCGGCACTCCGAATGCTCCCTCCAACGGGACGGCCAGCACGCTGCTTTTCGGGGCCGTGCAGTCGATCATTTCGGTGATTTCTTTCACAGCGATCCTGTGGAATCTCTCGGGCACCCTGAATATCTTCGGCGTGTCCATCCCGCGCGCAATGTTCTGGACCGTGCTGGTCTATGTGTTCGTGGCCACGGTCATCTCGTTCATCATCGGGCGGCCCCTGATCTGGCTCAGCTTCCGCAATGAAAAGCTCAATGCCGCTTTCCGTTACGCGCTGGTTCGGCTACGCGACGCCGCCGAGGCGGTGGGTTTCTACCGCGGCGAGCGGGTGGAAGGTACCCAGCTACAGCGGCGGTTCACGCCGGTGATCGACAATTACCGTCGCTACGTTCGGCGCAGCATCGCATTCAATGGATGGAATCTGTCGGTGAGCCAGACAATTGTTCCGTTGCCGTGGGTCATCCAGGCGCCTCGATTATTCGCCGGGCAGATCGACTTCGGCGATGTCGGGCAGACGGCGACTTCCTTCGGCAACATTCACGACTCGTTGTCGTTCTTCCGCAACAACTACGACGCGTTTGCGTCCTTCCGCGCAGCAATCATCCGATTGCATGGGCTGGTCGACGCCAACGAGAAAGGCCGCGCCCTGCCCGCGGTCCTGACCCGACCGAGCGACGACGAGTCCGTCGAGCTCAACGACATCGAGGTGCGTACGCCTGCCGGCGATCGGTTGATCGACCCGCTCGATGTGCGGCTGGACCGCGGAGGCTCGCTGGTGATCACCGGGCGTTCTGGGGCCGGCAAGACCACGCTGCTGCGCAGTCTGGCGGAACTGTGGCCCTACGCATCGGGGACCCTGCACCGGCCGGGCGGCGAGAACGAGACGATGTTCTTGTCGCAGTTGCCGTATGTGCCGCTGGGGACGCTGCGTGACGTGGTGTGCTACCCCAACTCTGCGGCCGCCATCCCCGACGCCACCCTGCGGGACACGCTGACCAAGGTGGCGCTGGCCCCACTGTGTGACCGGCTGGACGAGGAACGCGACTGGGCCAAGGTGCTCTCCCCCGGTGAGCAGCAACGTGTTGCCTTTGCTCGCATCCTGCTCACCAAACCCAAGGCGGTCTTCCTCGACGAAAGTACCTCGGCGCTGGACACCGGGCTGGAGTTTGCGCTCTACCAATTGCTGCGCAGCGAGCTGCCGGACTGCATCGTGATCAGCGTCAGCCATCGCCCCGCCCTCGAGCGGCTGCACGAAAACCAGCTCGAACTACTCGGTGGCGGCCAATGGCGGCTGGCCCCAGTCGAGGCGGCGCCCGCCGAAGTGTAA
- the ilvG gene encoding acetolactate synthase large subunit IlvG (acetohydroxy-acid synthase(ALS)), translating into MSTDTAPAQTMHAGRLIARRLKASGIDTVFTLSGGHLFSIYDGCREEGIRLIDTRHEQTAAFAAEGWSKVTRVPGVAALTAGPGITNGMSAMAAAQQNQSPLVVLGGRAPALRWGMGSLQEIDHVPFVAPVARFAATAQSAENAGLLVDQALQAAVSAPSGVAFVDFPMDHAFSMSSDNGRPGALTELPAGPTPAGDALDRAAGLLSTAQRPVIMAGTNVWWGHAEAALLRLVEERHIPVLMNGMARGVVPADHRLAFSRARSKALGEADVALIVGVPMDFRLGFGGVFGSTTQLIVADRVEPAREHPRPVAAGLYGDLTATLSALAGSGGTDHQGWIEELATAETMARDLEKAELVDDRIPLHPMRVYAELAALLERDALVVIDAGDFGSYAGRMIDSYLPGCWLDSGPFGCLGSGPGYALAAKLARPQRQVVLLQGDGAFGFSGMEWDTLVRHNVAVVSVIGNNGIWGLEKHPMEALYGYSVVAELRPGTRYDEVVRALGGHGELVSVPAELRPALERAFASGLPAVVNVLTDPSVAYPRRSNLA; encoded by the coding sequence ATGAGCACCGACACCGCCCCGGCCCAGACCATGCATGCTGGCCGGCTTATCGCGCGCCGACTTAAAGCCAGTGGTATCGACACGGTCTTCACGTTGTCGGGCGGCCACCTGTTTTCCATCTACGACGGCTGCCGTGAGGAGGGCATCCGCCTGATCGACACCCGCCACGAACAAACCGCCGCCTTTGCCGCCGAAGGCTGGTCGAAGGTGACCAGGGTGCCGGGCGTGGCCGCGCTCACCGCGGGGCCGGGGATCACCAACGGGATGAGCGCGATGGCGGCGGCCCAGCAGAACCAGTCACCACTGGTGGTGCTCGGCGGCCGGGCGCCGGCGCTGCGCTGGGGTATGGGCTCCCTGCAGGAGATCGATCACGTGCCGTTTGTGGCGCCGGTGGCCCGCTTCGCCGCTACAGCGCAGTCAGCCGAGAACGCGGGCCTGCTGGTCGATCAGGCGTTGCAGGCGGCGGTGAGTGCGCCGTCGGGTGTGGCATTCGTCGACTTCCCGATGGATCACGCGTTCTCCATGTCCTCAGACAATGGCCGCCCCGGCGCGCTCACCGAGCTACCGGCCGGTCCCACCCCAGCCGGCGACGCCCTGGACCGGGCGGCGGGCCTGCTTTCGACGGCCCAGCGTCCGGTCATCATGGCAGGTACCAACGTCTGGTGGGGCCATGCGGAGGCGGCATTGCTGCGTCTTGTCGAGGAACGGCACATTCCGGTGCTGATGAACGGGATGGCGCGCGGCGTGGTGCCCGCCGATCACCGGTTGGCCTTCTCACGGGCGCGGTCAAAAGCGCTGGGGGAGGCTGATGTCGCGCTGATCGTCGGTGTGCCGATGGATTTCCGTCTGGGCTTCGGTGGGGTATTCGGGTCGACAACGCAGCTCATCGTGGCAGACCGCGTCGAACCCGCACGCGAACATCCGCGACCAGTCGCGGCGGGGCTCTATGGGGATCTGACCGCCACCCTTTCGGCGCTGGCCGGATCTGGCGGCACCGACCACCAGGGCTGGATCGAGGAGCTCGCGACGGCCGAGACCATGGCGCGTGATCTCGAGAAGGCCGAGCTGGTCGATGACCGGATCCCATTGCATCCGATGCGGGTGTACGCCGAGCTGGCCGCGCTGCTGGAGCGGGATGCTCTAGTCGTTATCGATGCGGGCGATTTCGGGTCGTACGCCGGCCGGATGATCGACAGCTATCTGCCAGGCTGTTGGCTGGACAGCGGTCCGTTTGGCTGCCTGGGGTCGGGTCCCGGCTACGCCCTGGCTGCCAAACTGGCGCGGCCGCAGCGCCAGGTCGTGCTCTTGCAGGGCGACGGCGCGTTCGGGTTCAGCGGCATGGAATGGGACACGCTGGTTCGGCACAACGTGGCGGTCGTGTCAGTGATCGGCAACAACGGCATCTGGGGTTTGGAGAAGCACCCGATGGAAGCGTTGTACGGCTATTCGGTGGTGGCCGAACTGCGCCCGGGAACCCGCTACGACGAGGTGGTGCGCGCACTGGGCGGCCACGGCGAGCTGGTGTCGGTGCCCGCTGAACTTCGGCCGGCGCTGGAACGGGCCTTTGCCAGTGGCCTGCCCGCTGTGGTCAACGTGCTCACCGACCCAAGCGTGGCTTATCCACGCCGATCCAACCTGGCTTGA
- the secA2 gene encoding accessory Sec system translocase SecA2 (component of secretion apparatus) — protein MNVHGCPRIAACRCTDTHPRGRPAFAYRWFVPKTTRAQPGRLSSRFWRLLGASTEKNRSRSLADVTASAEYDKEAADLSDEKLRKAAGLLNLDDLAESADIPQFLAIAREAAERRTGLRPFDVQLLGALRMLAGDVIEMATGEGKTLAGAIAAAGYALAGRHVHVVTINDYLARRDAEWMGPLLDAMGLTVGWITADSTPDERRTAYDRDVTYASVNEIGFDVLRDQLVTDVNDLVSPNPDVALIDEADSVLVDEALVPLVLAGTTHRETPRLEIIRLVAELVGDKDADEYFATDSDNRNVHLTEHGARKVEKALGGIDLYSEEHVGTTLTEVNVALHAHVLLQRDVHYIVRDDAVHLINASRGRIAQLQRWPDGLQAAVEAKEGIETTETGEVLDTITVQALINRYATVCGMTGTALAAGEQLRQFYQLGVSPIPPNKPNIREDEADRVYITTAAKNDGIVEHITEVHQRGQPVLVGTRDVAESEELHERLVRRGVPAVVLNAKNDAEEARVIAEAGKYGAVTVSTQMAGRGTDIRLGGSDEADHDRVAELGGLHVVGTGRHHTERLDNQLRGRAGRQGDPGSSVFFSSWEDDVVAANLDHNKLPMATDENGRIVSPRTGSLLDHAQRVAEGRLLDVHANTWRYNQLIAQQRAIIVERRNTLLRTVTAREELAELAPKRYEELSDKVSEERLETICRQIMLYHLDRGWADHLAYLADIRESIHLRALGRQNPLDEFHRMAVDAFASLAADAIEAAQQTFETANVLDHEPGLDLSKLARPTSTWTYMVNDNPLSDDTLSALSLPGVFR, from the coding sequence GTGAACGTGCACGGTTGTCCACGAATTGCGGCCTGTCGGTGTACAGACACGCACCCTCGCGGCCGGCCGGCATTCGCGTACCGTTGGTTTGTGCCCAAGACCACCCGCGCTCAACCCGGCCGGCTGAGCAGCCGATTCTGGCGATTGCTCGGCGCCAGCACCGAAAAGAACCGGAGCCGCTCCCTGGCGGATGTAACCGCTTCGGCAGAATACGACAAGGAAGCTGCCGATCTGTCCGACGAGAAGCTGCGTAAGGCGGCAGGCCTGCTCAACCTCGACGACCTCGCGGAGTCCGCCGATATCCCGCAGTTTCTCGCGATTGCCCGGGAAGCCGCCGAGCGGAGGACCGGGCTGCGACCATTTGATGTGCAGTTGCTTGGCGCGTTGCGCATGCTCGCCGGAGACGTGATCGAGATGGCCACCGGTGAGGGCAAAACCCTTGCCGGGGCGATCGCGGCCGCCGGTTATGCGCTGGCCGGCCGGCACGTGCACGTCGTGACGATTAACGATTACCTGGCCCGCCGCGATGCGGAGTGGATGGGCCCGCTGCTGGACGCGATGGGCCTGACGGTCGGCTGGATCACCGCGGACTCGACCCCTGACGAGCGCCGGACCGCATATGACCGTGATGTCACCTATGCCTCGGTCAACGAGATTGGCTTCGATGTACTGCGCGATCAGTTGGTGACTGATGTCAATGACCTGGTATCGCCCAATCCAGACGTGGCTCTCATCGACGAAGCCGACTCCGTGCTGGTCGACGAGGCGCTGGTGCCCCTGGTGCTGGCCGGAACCACACATCGTGAGACGCCGCGGCTGGAGATCATCCGGCTGGTCGCTGAGCTTGTTGGCGACAAGGACGCCGACGAGTACTTTGCCACCGATTCCGATAACCGCAATGTCCACTTGACCGAGCACGGGGCACGCAAAGTCGAGAAAGCGCTCGGTGGCATCGACCTGTACTCCGAGGAGCACGTCGGCACCACACTGACTGAGGTCAATGTCGCGCTGCACGCGCATGTGCTCCTGCAACGCGACGTGCACTACATCGTCCGCGACGACGCGGTGCACCTGATCAACGCGTCGCGTGGCCGTATCGCGCAACTGCAGCGCTGGCCGGACGGGTTGCAAGCTGCGGTCGAGGCCAAGGAAGGTATCGAGACCACGGAAACTGGGGAAGTGCTCGACACCATCACGGTGCAGGCCCTGATCAACCGGTATGCGACTGTGTGCGGAATGACGGGAACCGCGCTGGCCGCCGGTGAGCAGCTACGGCAGTTCTACCAGCTCGGTGTCTCACCGATACCACCGAACAAGCCAAACATCCGCGAGGACGAGGCCGACCGGGTCTACATCACCACTGCAGCCAAGAACGACGGGATCGTCGAGCACATCACCGAGGTGCACCAGAGGGGGCAGCCTGTGCTGGTCGGTACCCGCGACGTGGCCGAATCCGAGGAACTGCACGAACGCCTGGTGCGCCGCGGTGTGCCCGCCGTGGTGCTCAACGCGAAGAACGACGCCGAGGAGGCCCGGGTCATCGCCGAGGCCGGCAAATACGGCGCGGTCACGGTGTCAACTCAAATGGCCGGGCGCGGCACCGACATCAGGCTCGGCGGGTCCGACGAAGCTGACCACGACAGGGTCGCGGAATTGGGCGGCCTGCACGTGGTCGGCACTGGCCGTCACCACACCGAGCGGCTAGACAACCAGCTGCGCGGTCGGGCCGGGCGCCAGGGAGATCCCGGGTCGTCGGTGTTTTTCTCAAGCTGGGAAGACGATGTCGTTGCGGCCAACCTCGACCACAACAAGCTGCCGATGGCAACCGACGAAAATGGCCGGATTGTCAGCCCGAGGACGGGTAGTCTGCTCGACCATGCCCAGCGCGTTGCCGAGGGCCGGTTATTGGATGTGCACGCCAACACGTGGCGCTACAACCAGCTGATCGCCCAGCAGCGCGCCATCATCGTCGAACGGCGTAACACGTTGTTGCGCACCGTAACCGCGCGTGAGGAACTCGCCGAACTGGCGCCTAAGCGGTACGAGGAGCTGTCCGACAAAGTATCCGAGGAACGCCTCGAGACGATTTGTCGGCAGATCATGCTGTATCACCTCGACCGTGGCTGGGCCGATCACCTGGCGTATCTGGCCGACATCCGGGAGAGCATCCATCTACGCGCGCTGGGCCGGCAGAACCCACTCGACGAGTTTCACCGGATGGCTGTGGACGCGTTCGCGTCGCTGGCCGCCGACGCCATCGAGGCGGCTCAACAGACGTTCGAAACCGCGAACGTCCTTGACCACGAGCCGGGGCTGGACCTGTCCAAACTGGCCCGGCCGACGTCGACATGGACCTACATGGTCAATGACAACCCACTGTCCGATGACACGCTTTCTGCCCTCAGTCTGCCCGGGGTGTTCCGCTGA
- the pgsA2 gene encoding CDP-diacylglycerol--glycerol-3-phosphate 3-phosphatidyltransferase (2 (PGP synthase) (phosphatidylglycerophosphate synthase) (3-phosphatidyl-1'-glycerol-3'phosphate synthase)) — translation MEPVLTQNRVLTVPNMLSVIRLALIPAFVYVVLSAHANGWGVAILVFSGVSDWADGKIARLLNQSSRLGALLDPAVDRLYMVTVPIVFGLSGIVPWWFVLTLLTRDALLAGTLPLLWSRGLSALPVTYVGKAATFGFMVGFPTILLGQCDPLWSHVLLACGWAFLIWGMYAYLWAFVLYAVQMTMVVRQMPKLKGRAHRPAAQNAGERG, via the coding sequence ATGGAGCCGGTGCTCACGCAGAATCGGGTGCTGACTGTCCCCAACATGTTGAGCGTTATTCGCCTCGCGCTCATCCCAGCATTCGTCTACGTCGTGCTCAGCGCGCACGCCAATGGCTGGGGGGTAGCGATCCTGGTGTTCAGTGGCGTTTCGGACTGGGCTGATGGCAAGATTGCACGGCTACTAAACCAGTCATCGCGGCTGGGCGCGCTGCTGGACCCGGCCGTTGATCGCCTCTACATGGTCACTGTTCCTATCGTGTTTGGCCTGAGCGGCATCGTGCCGTGGTGGTTTGTCCTTACGTTGCTGACCCGCGATGCGCTGCTGGCTGGGACGCTGCCGCTGCTATGGAGCCGTGGACTGTCAGCGCTACCGGTGACCTACGTCGGTAAGGCAGCGACTTTCGGCTTCATGGTTGGCTTTCCGACCATTCTGTTGGGGCAATGCGATCCATTGTGGAGCCATGTGCTGCTGGCCTGTGGTTGGGCATTCTTGATCTGGGGTATGTATGCCTACTTGTGGGCCTTCGTGCTGTATGCAGTGCAGATGACGATGGTGGTGCGGCAGATGCCTAAGCTCAAGGGCAGGGCTCATCGGCCGGCGGCCCAGAACGCTGGTGAACGTGGCTGA
- the gcvH gene encoding glycine cleavage system protein H, which yields MSDIPSDLHYTAEHEWIRRSGDDTVRVGITDYAQSALGDVVFVQLPVIGTAVTAGETFGEVESTKSVSDLYAPISGKVSEVNSDLDGTPQLVNSDPYGAGWLLDIQVDSSDVAALESALTTLLDAEAYRGTLTE from the coding sequence GTGAGCGATATCCCGTCCGATCTGCACTACACCGCCGAACACGAGTGGATTCGCCGCAGTGGCGACGACACCGTCCGGGTGGGGATCACCGACTATGCACAGTCGGCGCTTGGCGACGTCGTTTTCGTTCAGCTACCCGTTATCGGCACCGCGGTCACCGCCGGCGAGACCTTCGGCGAAGTGGAATCGACGAAATCTGTGTCGGATCTCTATGCGCCCATTTCGGGTAAGGTGTCTGAGGTCAACAGCGATCTGGACGGCACTCCGCAATTGGTGAATTCCGACCCCTACGGAGCCGGCTGGCTGCTGGACATCCAGGTCGACAGCTCGGATGTCGCTGCCCTGGAGTCAGCTTTGACGACACTGCTCGACGCTGAGGCCTACCGCGGCACACTGACCGAGTGA
- the garA gene encoding glycogen accumulation regulator GarA (GarA, conserved protein with forkhead-associated domain at C-terminus): MTDMNPDIEKDQTSDEVTVETTSVFRADFLSELDAPAQAGTESAVSGVEGLPPGSALLVVKRGPNAGSRFLLDQAITSAGRHPDSDIFLDDVTVSRRHAEFRLENNEFNVVDVGSLNGTYVNREPVDSAVLANGDEVQIGKFRLVFLTGPKQGEDDGSTGGP; this comes from the coding sequence GTGACGGACATGAACCCGGATATTGAGAAGGACCAGACCTCCGATGAAGTCACGGTAGAGACGACCTCCGTCTTCCGCGCAGACTTCCTCAGCGAGCTGGACGCTCCTGCGCAAGCGGGTACGGAGAGCGCGGTCTCCGGGGTGGAAGGGCTCCCGCCGGGCTCGGCGTTGCTGGTAGTCAAACGAGGCCCCAACGCCGGGTCCCGGTTCCTACTCGACCAAGCCATCACGTCGGCTGGTCGGCATCCCGACAGCGACATATTTCTCGACGACGTGACCGTGAGCCGTCGCCATGCTGAATTCCGGTTGGAAAACAACGAATTCAATGTCGTCGATGTCGGGAGTCTCAACGGCACCTACGTCAACCGCGAGCCCGTGGATTCGGCGGTGCTGGCGAACGGCGACGAGGTCCAGATCGGCAAGTTCCGGTTGGTGTTCTTGACCGGACCCAAGCAAGGCGAGGATGACGGGAGTACCGGGGGCCCGTGA
- a CDS encoding HTH-type transcriptional regulator — MSAPDSPALAGMSIGAVLDLLRPDFPDVTISKIRFLEAEGLVTPRRASSGYRRFTAYDCARLRFILTAQRDHYLPLKVIRAQLDAQPDGELPPFGSPYVLPRLVPVAGDSAGGVGSDTASVSLTGIRLSREDLLERSEVADELLTALLKAGVITTGPGGFFDEHAVVILQCARALAEYGVEPRHLRAFRSAADRQSDLIAQIAGPLVKAGKAGARDRADDLAREVAALAITLHTSLIKSAVRDVLHR, encoded by the coding sequence GTGAGCGCACCCGATAGCCCCGCGCTGGCCGGGATGTCGATCGGGGCGGTCCTCGACCTGCTACGACCGGATTTTCCTGATGTCACCATCTCCAAGATTCGATTCTTGGAGGCTGAGGGTCTGGTGACGCCCCGGCGGGCCTCATCGGGGTATCGGCGGTTCACCGCATACGACTGCGCACGGCTGCGATTCATTCTCACTGCCCAGAGGGACCATTACCTGCCGCTGAAGGTGATCAGGGCCCAGCTGGACGCCCAGCCCGACGGTGAGTTGCCACCATTCGGATCTCCTTACGTTCTACCGCGATTGGTGCCCGTAGCCGGCGACAGTGCTGGCGGCGTCGGGTCGGACACCGCGTCCGTGTCGCTCACGGGTATCCGGCTCAGTCGGGAAGACCTCCTGGAACGATCGGAAGTGGCCGACGAGCTACTGACGGCCCTGCTCAAAGCCGGTGTGATCACCACCGGGCCGGGCGGCTTCTTCGACGAACACGCCGTCGTGATCCTGCAATGCGCACGAGCGCTGGCCGAATACGGCGTCGAGCCGCGGCATCTACGCGCCTTCCGCTCCGCGGCCGACCGGCAGTCCGACCTGATTGCCCAGATTGCCGGCCCGCTCGTCAAGGCCGGCAAGGCCGGTGCCCGCGACCGGGCCGACGACTTGGCCCGTGAGGTGGCCGCGCTTGCTATAACTTTGCACACGTCGCTGATCAAGTCTGCGGTTCGCGACGTTCTTCACCGCTGA
- a CDS encoding HTH-type transcriptional regulator: protein MTQLVTRARSARGSTLGEQPRQDQLDFADHTGTAGDGNDGAAAASGPVQPGLFPDDSVPDELVGYRGPSACQIAGITYRQLDYWARTSLVVPSIRSAAGSGSQRLYSFKDILVLKIVKRLLDTGISLHNIRVAVDHLRQRGVQDLANITLFSDGTTVYECTSAEEVVDLLQGGQGVFGIAVSGAMRELTGVIADFHGERADGGESIAAPEDELASRRKHRDRKIG from the coding sequence GTGACGCAGCTAGTGACAAGAGCGCGATCGGCGAGAGGAAGCACCTTGGGCGAGCAGCCACGTCAAGACCAGCTCGACTTTGCTGACCACACGGGCACTGCTGGTGATGGTAACGACGGCGCCGCTGCGGCCAGCGGACCCGTGCAGCCCGGCCTGTTCCCCGACGATTCCGTTCCTGACGAGTTGGTAGGTTATCGCGGACCGAGCGCCTGCCAGATCGCTGGGATCACCTACCGCCAGCTCGACTATTGGGCGCGCACATCGTTGGTTGTGCCGTCGATCCGTAGTGCGGCAGGATCCGGCAGCCAGCGGCTGTACTCGTTCAAGGACATCTTGGTTCTCAAGATCGTCAAACGGTTGCTCGACACCGGTATCTCGCTGCACAACATCCGGGTTGCAGTTGACCATCTGCGCCAGCGTGGCGTCCAGGATCTGGCCAACATCACCTTGTTCTCCGATGGGACCACCGTGTACGAGTGCACGTCGGCCGAGGAGGTCGTCGACCTCCTGCAGGGCGGCCAGGGTGTGTTCGGCATCGCCGTCTCGGGCGCGATGCGGGAGCTGACGGGTGTTATCGCCGACTTCCACGGTGAGCGCGCCGACGGCGGGGAGTCGATTGCTGCCCCCGAAGATGAACTGGCCTCCCGACGCAAGCATCGCGACCGCAAGATCGGCTAG